A window of the Diabrotica undecimpunctata isolate CICGRU chromosome 1, icDiaUnde3, whole genome shotgun sequence genome harbors these coding sequences:
- the LOC140435513 gene encoding uncharacterized protein encodes MKHSNEKIKGTLTLKEISNAHDFIIKTIQQQYFATDIASLLEKELVVDKKLLPLNLFLDSSGIVRVGGRLQYADLDFNNKFPILLPANDHVVSLLIKKEHCRLGHSGPQNVLGNLRLRYWPLSGVKYVKRISKKCLTCYRFNAQTASQLMSPLPLDRVRISRAFYTVGVDFAGPLFIRASRLRKAQTLKCYFAIFVCMATKAIHLELVSELSSNAFLATFKRFISRRGNPHTIYSDNGTNFVGANNQLKELNNFFRSNSEFDKIRAYLAQTEIQWKFIPPRSPH; translated from the coding sequence ATGAAACATAGTAATGAAAAAATTAAGGGTACTTTGACACTTAAAGAAATTTCGAACGCTCATGATTTCATCATCAAAACTATTCAGCAACAATATTTTGCAACCGATATAGCCAGCTTATTAGAAAAAGAACTAGTCGTAGACAAAAAATTGCTCCCTCTTAATCTTTTTTTAGACTCCTCTGGAATTGTACGTGTTGGAGGACGCTTGCAATATGCAGATTTGGACTTTAATAATAAATTCCCTATATTGCTGCCAGCAAATGATCATGTTGTTTCTTTGCTCATTAAAAAGGAACATTGTAGACTAGGACACAGTGGTCCTCAAAATGTGTTAGGCAATCTGCGCCTACGATATTGGCCTTTAAGTGGGGTCAAGTATGTTAAACGCATTAGCAAAAAATGCCTTACATGTTATAGATTCAATGCACAAACCGCATCACAACTTATGTCTCCACTCCCATTGGATAGAGTTAGAATCTCGCGCGCTTTCTACACTGTAGGTGTAGATTTTGCAGGTCCTCTGTTTATTAGGGCTTCTAGATTACGAAAGGCGCAAACGCTTAAAtgttattttgcaatatttgtttGCATGGCTACAAAAGCCATTCATTTAGAATTGGTTAGTGAATTATCTTCTAACGCTTTTTTAGCAACGTTCAAACGATTCATTTCCCGTCGAGGCAATCCTCACACTATCTATAGTGACAACGGGACTAACTTTGTTGGTGCCAATAATCAACTTAAGGAATTAAATAATTTCTTCAGATCAAATTCTGAATTTGACAAAATTAGAGCTTATTTAGCTCAAACCGAGATTCAGTGGAAGTTTATTCCTCCCAGATCACCTCATTGA
- the LOC140435505 gene encoding uncharacterized protein → MTSQNLTKQIGGFKSQLTRIESFLNTNSDDLNNKQLIQLKYDSLFGTYRKLQDLLDHAEELSSDGSTTDDTVSLQNEVVASAMETIDRFEFILAKLLNLINHADDSRVSQNHFSNVKLPDINIKPFSGEAQEWQSFFDLFQALVLNNAKLRSDSEKFYYLKTLLRGQPLQLIESLSVTNQNLEIAISTLKTNYEDKNKLLISLNCTLFDQKTMTKCNSIELRTFHITCKKTLDLIRNLNLTAEINLDTLLVFILERKLDYQTRRAFENERNPNELPSTNGFFEFVQKRYNVLDNLNIFESNAKPRSNNNSNFDRNTSRVSLHTNAAESRRDTNFYSKSSNYCKERTHQIYKCQQFLNLVPQERHKFVKAKSLCFNCLSSLHIMSSCKSLSRCQVCTKNHHSLLHLDNNGQQRYQSQVRTYASSNFPHSSHQQSENLHRHNSNPNSTIHNIVSNNNTPNENSPINLQMDPTRSTSLSAVNRNNNHVLLPTALVKLYTRDNQPLIIKALLDSGSMQSFVTKSLAQKLQYDTRSQKLNISGLGNNIVTKSSEIIDIEIHSRVHPYNKFNVSCSIIDQITENLPQIPLNPQSFQIPLEFNGDLADPYFWEPNNIDLLIGANLYFQLLIGEIISLEANLPTLMNTQLGYVIAGPLTSKKYLSHTNASFVTQTFSFLFRENTHYIRDKEEENNAKIDTMLEKFWEVEELPYTQSHIDEDKIAETLFQTTTRILDSGRYQVEMPLRQLENKKLGSSFVTAKQRFLRLEKKFGNDQNFYNEYKKVIEEYLTLQHAKVIPLNLYDNVTNKIKYFIPHRAVIREQATSTKLRIVYDFSAKSTSGYSLNDLTLKGYQVQDNLFDILCRFRTFKFILTADIKMMYREIEMSPKHRYLQNILWRDSPSEDFKCIELSRLSFGQNCSPFLATRVIKDIAQNNPQFPLAASALLYQTYMDDILGGTDQFSELEVLYGELSQILNQHGFSLHKWSSNSLFFLNKISDQNAVELDLNLDDAPCKILGLKWDSKTDHLKIDVNNATKLDRITKRQILSCISSCFDPLGLVNPLIVKGKLLMQELWQMKVSWDEPIINLRIIDQWEKFNENLAQIAHIKIPRFVFFDLDILSIDLHGFSDASQVAYGACIYIVARYANNSLSSNLVAAKSRVAPLKSKLTIPKLELIAMELLVKLIEKIITTFKNRAKINSINAWSDSQIALSWIKQPANNYNTFVSNRVANIQNIGKNLKWRHIKSRGSLVPRCI, encoded by the coding sequence aTGACTTCTCAGAATTTAACCAAGCAAATTGGGGGTTTTAAATCTCAATTGACCCGTATTGAAAGCTTTTTGAATACTAATTCAGATGATTTGAATAATAAACAgctaatacaattaaaatatgatAGTTTATTTGGAACTTATAGGAAATTACAAGATTTATTAGATCATGCGGAAGAGTTAAGTTCTGATGGTTCAACGACTGATGATACTGTATCATTACAAAACGAAGTTGTGGCATCAGCAATGGAAACTATCGACCGTTTTGAGTTCATTTTGgccaaattattaaatttaataaatcacgCTGATGATTCTAGAGTTTCTCAAAATCATTTTTCTAATGTAAAGCTACCAGATATTAATATTAAACCCTTCTCTGGTGAAGCTCAAGAATGGCAATCATTCTTCGATTTGTTCCAAGCACTTGTGTTAAATAATGCCAAATTAAGATCTGATAgcgaaaaattttattatttaaaaacgctTCTGAGAGGTCAACCGCTACAATTAATTGAATCTTTATCTGTGACTAATCAAAATTTAGAAATTGCTATATCAACGCTTAAAACTAATTACGAAGACAAAAATAAGCTTTTAATTTCTTTGAATTGTACATTATTCGATCAAAAAACTATGACTAAATGTAATTCTATTGAACTAAGGACGTTTCATATCACATGTAAAAAAACATTAGATTTAATTAGAAACTTAAACTTAACGGCTGAAATTAATTTAGACACATTGCTAGTATTTATCTTAGAAAGAAAACTAGATTATCAGACTAGACGCGCTTTTGAAAACGAACGCAATCCAAACGAACTGCCGTCTACTAATGGGTTTTTTGAATTTGTGCAAAAACGGTATAATGTATTAGATAATTTAAACATATTTGAATCTAACGCAAAACCTAGaagtaataataatagtaattttgATAGGAACACATCTAGAGTATCATTACACACAAACGCCGCTGAATCTCGTCGTGACACAAATTTTTATAGTAAATCAAGTAATTATTGCAAAGAGCGCACTCATCAGATATATAAAtgtcaacaatttttaaatttagttccaCAGGAAAGACATAAATTTGTTAAAGCCAAATCATTATGTTTTAATTGTTTGAGTAGTTTGCATATCATGTCTTCCTGTAAATCGTTGTCCCGGTGTCAAGTATGCACGAAAAATCATCACTCTTTACTCCATTTAGATAATAACGGTCAGCAGCGATATCAATCGCAAGTTCGAACCTACGCTTCTTCTAATTTTCCACATAGTTCTCATCAACAAAGCGAAAACTTACATAGGCATAATTCTAATCCCAATAGCACTATCCATAATATTGTGTCCAATAATAATACTCCAAATGAAAATTCCCCTATTAATCTTCAGATGGACCCAACCAGGTCTACATCATTGTCTGCTGTGAATCGCAATAATAATCATGTTCTTCTGCCTACTGCACTAGTTAAACTTTATACGCGAGACAACCAACCTTTAATAATTAAGGCTTTGTTGGACTCCGGCAGTATGCAAAGTTTTGTCACAAAAAGTTTGGCCCAAAAATTACAGTACGACACAAGAtctcaaaagttaaatatttctgGTCTAGGAAATAACATTGTAACCAAAAGTAGTGAAATTATTGATATAGAAATACATTCGCGAGTACACCCTTACAACAAATTTAATGTTTCTTGTTCAATAATAGACCAAATCACAGAAAATTTGCCACAAATTCCGTTAAATCCACAGTCTTTTCAAATTCCACTAGAGTTTAATGGCGATTTAGCGGACCCCTACTTCTGGGAACCtaataatattgatttattaATTGGCGCGAATTTGTATTTCCAACTTTTAATAGGAGAAATAATCTCGCTAGAGGCTAATCTCCCTACGCTAATGAACACTCAATTAGGATATGTTATTGCGGGCCCACTCACATCAAAGAAATATCTAAGTCATACCAACGCATCCTTTGTAACACAAACTTTCTCCTTTTTATTTCGAGAAAATACGCATTATATTcgagataaagaggaagaaaacAACGCAAAAATCGACACAATGCTAGAAAAATTTTGGGAAGTCGAAGAACTTCCATATACGCAGTCTCATATTGATGAAGACAAAATTGCAGAGACTCTTTTCCAAACCACCACGCGGATTTTGGATTCAGGGCGGTATCAAGTGGAAATGCCTCTTCGgcaattggaaaataaaaaattgggcaGTTCCTTTGTTACTgcaaaacaaagatttttacgTTTAGAGAAAAAATTTGGAAATgatcaaaatttttataatgaatataaaaaagttattgaagaGTATCTAACGCTACAACACGCAAAAGTTATACCTTTAAACTTGTATGATAatgtcactaacaaaataaaatattttataccacATCGTGCAGTGATCAGAGAACAGGCAACATCCACGAAACTTCGCATCGTATATGACTTTTCTGCCAAATCTACCTCGGGATATTCGCTGAATGATCTTACACTAAAAGGTTATCAAGTACAGGATAATTTATTTGATATTCTTTGCCGGTTTAggacttttaaatttattttgactgCGGATATAAAGATGATGTATAGAGAAATTGAAATGTCACCCAAACACcgctatttacaaaatatattgtGGAGAGATTCACCCTCTGAGGATTTTAAATGTATTGAATTGTCCCGTCTCAGTTTTGGACaaaattgttctccatttttaGCCACCCGCGTCATTAAAGATATTGCACAAAATAACCCTCAATTTCCGCTAGCAGCTAGCGCTTTGTTATATCAAACATATATGGATGACATCTTAGGTGGAACCGATCAGTTTTCTGAGCTTGAAGTACTTTATGGAGAATTGAGTCAAATATTGAACCAGCATGGTTTCTCTTTACATAAATGGTCTTCTAATtcgcttttttttttaaataagatttcTGATCAAAACGCGGTGGAACTGGATTTGAATTTGGATGATGCACCTTGCAAAATTTTGGGTTTAAAATGGGATTCAAAAACGGATCATTTAAAAATTGATGTAAATAACGCTACTAAATTAGACCGCATTACAAAACGTCAAATTCTTTCATGTATTAGTTCTTGTTTTGACCCTCTAGGTTTGGTAAACCCTTTAATTGTGAAGGGAAAACTCTTAATGCAAGAACTATGGCAGATGAAGGTTTCATGGGACGAACCGATAATTAATTTACGCATAATAGATCAGTGggagaaatttaatgaaaatttagcTCAAATCGCTCATATCAAAATTCCGCGGTTCGTCTTttttgacttagacattcttagCATAGATTTACATGGATTTAGTGATGCAAGTCAAGTTGCATACGGTGCTTGTATCTATATAGTGGCACGATATGCAAATAATTCCTTGTCATCAAATCTTGTTGCCGCAAAATCGCGTGTCGCACCTTTAAAAAGCAAGCTTACCATTCCTAAACTCGAATTAATAGCCATGGAACTCTTAGTCAAATTGATTGAAAAAATTATAACGACCTTTAAAAACCGTGCAAAGATTAATTCTATAAACGCATGGTCAGATTCGCAAATTGCTCTCAGCTGGATTAAACAACCCGCTAATAATTATAATACATTTGTTTCGAATAGAGTGGCCAACATTCAGAATATTGGTAAAAATCTAAAGTGGAGACATATTAAATCCCGCGGATCTCTTGTCCCGCGGTGTATTTAA